TCCATTGAATGGACACACCCGGGAACTGGTGAAAAAACAAACAAGCCGTTGTACAACGGGACTATTTTCCACCGCATCATCAAAGACTTCATGATTCAAGCTGGCGATCCTTTGGGCCGTGGAGTTGGCGGCCCCGGTTTCCAGTTCGACGACGAGATCAACCCTGACTTGAATTTCAACGACCCCTACAAATTGGCTATGGCCAACGCCGGTATTCAGGGTGGCCGTGGAACCAATGGTTCACAGTTCTTCATCACAACCGTGAACACCAGCTGGCTCCAAGGCAAGCACAGCATCTTTGGTGAAGTCGCTGATGAGGCCTCACGCGCTGTTGTGGATGCCATTGAGGGCGTGGCAACTGGCGCAGGCGACAAGCCGCGTGAAGATGTGCTCATTAACTCGGTGAGCGTTGAGCAG
This genomic window from Arthrobacter sp. TMP15 contains:
- a CDS encoding peptidylprolyl isomerase, whose protein sequence is MTAIPTAKATISTSLGDIVVNLFGNHAPKTVANFVGLATGSIEWTHPGTGEKTNKPLYNGTIFHRIIKDFMIQAGDPLGRGVGGPGFQFDDEINPDLNFNDPYKLAMANAGIQGGRGTNGSQFFITTVNTSWLQGKHSIFGEVADEASRAVVDAIEGVATGAGDKPREDVLINSVSVEQL